Within Hydractinia symbiolongicarpus strain clone_291-10 chromosome 11, HSymV2.1, whole genome shotgun sequence, the genomic segment GGgtcagcaaaaaataatttcgaaATTATGTCATATATGAAAAAAGTTTTCTATTAAGCGCCAGATCCAATCCATTTCGTTTGAGTTGAACCATGAATAGACCTTAGTTACcactcaattaaaaaaaaagcacGTGGATTTTATAAATAGATTTATTACGCTAactataaaaatacattttgtacACGCAATAATGATACACCTCAAGCAttgttgaagaaaaaataaacaacggAAGCATACACTTCATGATTAATGCAACCACCGCCCACCCAACCTGCCTGATTCTAGGACAGTTAATGAAACACAAAATACCTcataaattttgtatatttataaaAGGTCAGTCATTTTATCAAGGTTCCCATTATTTTTCAGATCACAGGAGTGAAACTCTGTTGAAGGAGAAAATTTTTAGCAAACGAAACATAATTGAATATTATTTCACCTAAGAAATTTCGCGGGGATGACCACAAACTGAAATTTtggcagaaaaaaaaatctttaatttcgAAGGAAGAATAAGAAccagataaaaattattttcgagGTTTCTAAAAAGACCTTAATATTGTGCGAATTTACTGAATTTTTTCCGtgaaaatttctaaaattaaCGTGTATAATTATATTCATTATGGATATATAGGTTTGCATTATTCTAtgataaaatgttaaaagaaCTGTTACTCTTTGAAGACTTCTTGTGCTTCAGTGGAATGACTCCAAAGTACCTCTTTGTATTCTGAAAGAAAACAATAACGAACGCATTTACTGGCAAAAGATGACCAAATTAAAGGACCAAGAACCACACAAGGCTGTTTAGTTGAGACCATAGATTATTTTACCGCCAAAGAGaatattgaaaaataattttccttttttaagaaaatacaaattttattaTTCATAAACAGGCTGTTGTACACGTCTgaagtgtgtataatttcttgcaccttGACCCTTTGAGTGGTCTGTTTATTACACGACATTCTTTGGAAATTGCGGGGATTGAGCTTATTGaatcgtttcgtagcccctttaatataGACAATATGCTTagcattttcttaaaaaattcccCTATCTCAGCTTGAATATGCTGATAAAAAAGGTTATTTATGAAGAGaaatttttaccaaattttCTAAAAGCATTGATTatcaaaagtttataaacgataAAAGAAAACGGTTTGATGtacatttttgaaagtttaaactCTTGGTGATTCGCAAAAGTTGATGCTGGCacaattttcaaaacatttatttacaaaaatttagcACATATAATAACTTTAATGTAATTAGAGCTTCTTGAAAGGAGCCTCATCGATGCCAGTAGCAACAGAAACAAGAAGAGTACCGAATGTTAAATATTGAATAACCATGTCTACTAAAAATGACCCAAAACAACAGTAATTAAGtataaagaacaaaaatataAGATGAACGTTAACAATTTTGTTCATGACACCAGAACAGAGATACGCACCTGCTTGTTCAGACCATAGTTTTGCAGCTTGCACATTCAGTGGACTATCAACGTTAGGATCTAAGAGAACACATGGTACATTTGAATAATTGCCGTTACTTGACTGCCACAACTGTTAGCAAAACATACCAACCTTGAAGAAGACTCTGAATTGACAATAATATTGATAAAACACTGTTACATGAGGACCACCTTTCCTATAAGGGAAAAAATATTATCACGCTAAAAACAAAACGTTTCTTTGATCATCATAGTCGTGACTTTAGTGCAGGGTCACTATGTTTTTTTGATGATGTATCTGAGCATGGGCAgagtttttttttggatttcacttcaaaaaaattctttctaCGTAAAGTAGAAACAGGTTGTACTTTAATTGGCGAAATATTTTACTGTTAAAccagttttttaataaaaaatcctgaaaaaaaatcaaaataactgTCTTGTTTTTAATACCTAAAAGAGTACTTACATTCAGCATTTTAAATTCGccacatgtttttttgtttcttatgaAAATCAAAGAGATATTTTGCAGTTTCCAAATTCAATTCACTtagtgaaaatccccctttagtACACGCATCACCCTCGGATAGGGCCGGATGTGCTCCTAAATTCTGAACTATAGAtccattgtttttaacctgGAACTTCACCCCAATATTCcattaaacatgtttttataaaaaggtctgcggatattttttaacttacttttaATGTATCTAAACAAATATTTCCATGCGTATCAACATTAGGATGAAAACATGGTGTTACAAATGTTATGGTTGGTGCATCATAAGGATAATTTTCAGGAAATACCAACTTCATTTTATAGGCTAATCCTTCATATACCTAAAACGAGGTAAaaccaataaaaaataaacgaatTAAAAGCAAACCCCCATTGATCCAGCTTTAAGTCCTTGTAGGTTGATATACCGAAGAAAACTGCTTTGCTGATGACATGGCTCAGAAGATAAGAGTTCATGgtgaatttaaacaaaaatctaGAGTTCAAGTCCCTAGGCTTCCTAGGCAAAGGGATTTGTGAGAACCCAGCTACTTTGTCATAGTACTCTCTACGTTGGAAAACATCTATATTCTATATATAAAATAACACACCGAATCAACAGGTCCTTTAATCTTTCCTAACCATTGAAAAGTATTTTCTTCATCTGGGAATGCTGTGACAGACTTGTCGGTAGAAAGCTGAAAAAAGAGGAAAACTTAATGTTTAGTTTTCAAAGGGTAATAAAAAGACACTGAAAGACTTTGacaggattttttaaaattaaaaaggcaaTGATTTTGTTACATCAAAGGCAAGTTTTCTACTTATAAATATTTGATCTAGAAAACTAAATAACAAAGAACTTAAATACATGACaaggtttttattttcaatatgaAGTGACAGGTCTAAACTATTTTGCAGATCCTAAGAGGCCTGTGGCAAGCAAATGAAGACAATGGTGTAAATATTTCATAGCGTATACTACCCTTATTATTGCACCAGAAAGAAAACTTGTGATCTACGCCAACACTTTGTCTATTGATTGTAGTTTTTGTATAAACAGATAAACCAAAACATCTAATTTTATAAACTATAATCACAGACCCTTTTTGTGTTTTCCTGTGGTTTAAGATGCATTTTAATATCATTCATTAATATTGAATGATATTAATAtgcatatattatatatattcattaATATCATTCAATCGTATAGTCAAATTATAGGAGCGCAAGAGGCAATTAACTTTTACAAGACGCTTTTAACAAGGTATACCTAACAAAGAGATCCAATTCATTTAAATTAGAATGTTATGTGTGTTTACACAGGGTAGGTTTGTATTCTGAAGTTTTGTCATGAAAGGATGATCcaaaacaaaagtaaatttAATACTCATGCATAGTGAGACCTAGCAAAAGTGCCAGAAAATCTGTTTCGAGTAACGGAAAGATAGAACTTTATCACTTTATGAATCCACAACCATTGATGAATTTCTAGCATCATAGCAGGTTTATTTTTGAAGTGGCCACATTAGgccacatctatctatctatctatctatctatctttaaAAGTACTGATGACTACCATACAAATAGGTAGAAAACAACTTATTGAAAATGTCGGAAACAACTTTTATTGGCTATAACAGGCAAGTGGAGTATCAATTAGCCCCATGCCAGTAAAAAAGATGAACATCATTTGCCAACAACCCCTTGATCACTTGAGTAAAGCCTTTTTAGTAAAGTAGCTAAGCACTCCATGACACCTGAgcttaaaataaaacaacaacaaagttgAATGAACAACTAATCTTCGACGTTTTTGCTAAATGATCGATTTGTGATTTGTATTTTCCAGGGATTTTATTATTCCAtgggatataccctgtcaatTGTTTCTAGGATGGACCCCAAAGGTCGAAATATTTGCCGGGATTTGAGTTGTGAAGTGAGTCAAACGttagtaacaataataataataaatagtcaataacctgtggaaaaatctatGAGTCATCCGTCCTTTACATACTGCATTTTGTATGTCTCGCTACTTAAGGTGCCATCTTGCGCAAATACAGACAGAATATGGCTGTTATTATAGCGagatttaaagtggctagcccaaaaaaatcacaaaaagccatagttagtggattgtttccactaggGGAAACCTCCTCTACCACCTACTGAACTACTGATGAACAACTTCTTTGTTCTTTTAACATGATATCAATAGTATATAGCATCATAACAatcaattgtagctagctagcaatatgtttttttacagGTCGTAGCTTAGTCATAACTAAGAtctacatatatatacatataagcaTTTCTCACCATAATTTCAGAAAGTTCTTTCATCAATCTAAAAAAAGATGGAATTTGCTCATCGTTTTTAATGATTACGTTAAGTCCAGATCAACAAACTGATCTGTTTTCTTTAGCTAAGTTTACCTTGATGTGACTGAGCTGTTACATTTACGAGTGGCAGGTTCACATTTTATTGCAGCTGATCCTTGCTTTCTCCTTGTCGCATTATTACTTCTTCGGGAGTTCATGTTATGTAGCTATAAATTTGTGAGCGATGGTATTTTATTATAAACTGTTATGGTCTTGCTTTGTAGATGGCGAAAGCTATTTTTTGAACACCCGGCTTGAACTCGAAGTTGCCGCGATTTTGATAGAAATTTTTATCAACCAATTAGGACCAACAATGATACAGAATCAACCAATGGTGttacttactttttaaaaaaaagttaagatgGTAAAAGTTTTTATAAGCCCAACGGCGCATGCACTTGAGAACTTTTTTTCGCCATGGGCGCAGCGTAAAAACGCCTGCTAGAATAAAGGTGTGCGCATATGCGTCAAACTTTTCATCCATCAAACAAGGGAGtttgatgaaaattttgatgGATTTGAGTTGAATCATCAAACACGACTTTTTCGAAAAAACAgagaaaagtagaaaaaaaattgagtttgaTGAAGTTTGACGATGAAACTTTTCATCAAACGAGATGGGTTCATCAAACTGAGTTTGCTGTTTGATGGCTGTTTGACGCATTTGAGTCAGGATAAGGTTTACCACCTTTTTTGAATTCGTGCTTTTCAGAAGCATATTGTGAAGAATAAGCGCGGTAAAAATGACATCTTCGACATGTTTCGAATCTAAATTGATAATAGTGAAAAAGACACCACCTATTGGCCAAAATACCAAAGAGGTTTTCCGATATTCTTCGCGCCCTACTCAAGCTCGACCCCAGCACTTTTTACCGTGGCGTCGAAAAGGCTATTTCgctagaactatcagaaagcgccgttgagaagcaaatagtcctgggaacgaggttgcgccCTACTGTGTCTATAATTGTAATTCTCTTCTGGCCATTTAATCCTTGTTGAGGAAACGGCTTGatcataaactttttcaaaGCAAAGGCGTCATctccaagaaaaacataagGGGTTTCTTCACCATTAGGTAATTTCGCGTCCTTTGGATGAGTAAAAGTGCCATCTTCTATAGTAGGGACGTTTTGTTCCATACACCTAAATCATTTACCCTTCCATTAGATCCAACATCGGCATACAAACATTCATATTCAGGACCTGCAATTGCCATTAAAATAATGGAATGATCATGTTTATAGTTATAGTAAAATGAGCCACCATTTTTGGGTTTTGAATCCTCACATGCTTCCCGTCTATTGCTCCTAAAGCGTGCGGAAAATTCCATCCTTCTTCAAATTTTTGAGAAATTTGTAACCACTTCAAAGCTTTGCCGGTAGCTAAAACCCGTAAAGGTAATGCTAGCCTTTTATCAGCATTCACGTGTTTGTTTCCACCAAGTCTATACTTAGGCGAAATTAAATCCGAAATTTTGGTTAATATTAACTCAAAATCAACAATGTCCTTTCGGAACATTTCTCAGAATCCAAATCGATCTTCGATTTTTAGTTCCTTTACAATGTTATTAAAGTATCCCTTTTCATCTCTTCGTTTTATACCTGCGTGTTTTTTCTCGATGTGGCTTTTCATCATCAGAATCCATAAGCTCCATACCAGAAGTTTCGCCATATCAGccgccattttgaaattttataaatGAATCGGCCCTCAATCGTCAAATGTTTTGATAAAACGTGTTTGACGAGTTAACGCAAATGGAAAATACGATTTCATCAAACAGTTTGATGAGCTGTTTGATGAACAGTTTGACGCATTTGCGCCGGTCTTAAAAGCCTTTTCAATTTCAAATAAGCAATAGCCCTTGGGGACCAGGCTGTAAATGCAAGACAACCTACGAAAAAAGGCTAATCGTAAGCAATAGGGAGGGGGCAGCCTGGTCCTAAAAACAATTTCTCACCTTTTTTATTCTTCGGGGACAATATCAAAAAATGGACTTTTCCCTTGCGCTGCAATCTTAAAATTCGAAGTAAAATCTGATCAATCTAGAGGACATGGaaggttaaaatttaaaaaagtttttggctCGATGCTAATCATGTATGTATATATGGCAGAAAGCGGAAAATAAGTACAGGGAACGAGAGTTAGGTGCAAAGACATTTCACGTGCGCAAAagcctttttaaatttttgcttttaCATTTTCGTAACGCAGTACAAGATAGAAAATTATAACAGTGATTGCCTGTAGCTCGGCAttctcgatcccagggctctttttaaGACAAACCTCGAAAGTTTATCTAAAAAAGCTCGAACGACGAGAATAACAGCTCTTCACATTTCTTCTGGGGGCAATTCGTGATAATAGCCTTTGATCCTCTTTTTTTATCCACTATAATTTCAGGGAAaacacattttgaattaacACAACGGGCACGTTGCACTCATGACCACAAGGTCTTAGGTCTGCGGTCTGCACTTTCAccgtaaataaatattttcagtTGAGTTAAAGCAATCCACTTTCCGCCAAACGGCTTTCATAGAATGCAAAGCAGCAATTACCCTAACGCCTTTCGCCAGTCATAACAGAACTTAACACGTGAACTTAACAATCTtgtcccagggcattttgcctttttgatgaaGCCGATAGCggttggccactccgtaataatgGCTCAGGAggcacaagaccctggggacgaggttggggaaCTTAAAACAATTTACATTGATTTAAgacatttaaaaacaatttcaagaGGTAAAGTATTGTACTTATTTGTAGATTTgcgataaaatttattttaaatatacacTAGCACGTATGTACACCTTCTCGATTATTATTATGTCTCGATTGTGATGTCTCccagttttcaaaaaatatttttttgtcacttttaTAGGTCGCCCAAATTGACTAATTTATAATTAACAACAATTTTACTGGCTGGGTATTTTACTCGTCTTTGTTTAAACTACACGGTCTGTTGAATTCCTGTCCATCTGAGTGAATCCAAAGATTTGATACCCATTTTTGACCTAGTACTACAGGACAAGCCGCATGTTGCGTTTTTGGATTGCCTTTTCCGTTCCGTAACAGGTTATACCAAAAAACTCCGGAACCTTTTTCCGGTTTTACTAAAACACCGGGGCCGGTGTTCGTAAACACTGTACAACCTCCGTACTGCACATCGGACATATACATAAGCATTGTGGCTATTCGATTTCCGCCGTATTTTTTGAAGGgttttggattttttaaagttgaaTGGTCAAAATGTGGTTCGTACTGCCCGGCTAAACCATAATTCGCGACTTGTAGTTCCTCGGAATATCTCATATTTAAGTTTACAACGTGACCGACTTTATTAATAATATTTGCCGCTACTTCGTCCATTTCCGGTGCAATCCAAGCACTTTTCGAAACGCGGTAATCTGCGTATACCAATTGGTTAGTTTCGGGATGGTGTACTGTGGCGCGGTTTAGGAGAGGAATGGATTTCTTCTTGATGTGTTCCATTTCGTGATCTCTCAGCAAATCGTGGTAGATTATAATTTCAGGATCGTTATAGGCAAACTCCATCTTCAAAGGTTTTAAAATAAATCGAGGTCTGTGCTGGCTGTATTTGCATAACAGTTTATCCTTGATAGCTTGTTCCATTTTTTCTTCACCCTTACACAATTTCGCATATTTAGTCTCCCAATGTTGGCgaaatactttaaattttttccttATTGTCGGATCAGATTTTGCTTTGTCGAGTTCATTCTGAAATAATTCCAAGTTAATTTTAGCCGACGGATGGGCTGGGTTTAATTTTACAATATTGCGAGTGTGTTTCAGAGCGTCTTCCAAGTTTCCCAGTTGATATTCGGACCACGCAAGGTACTCTATGCAGAAAGAGATTATAAAGATATaagattataaagaaaaaaacacgaTACTAATAGGTATACTAGTTCGCATGTCTTTTATATACAGCATTTCGTGTGTTTTTGGTACTTCAGGTACCAtttcgcgcagagacagacagaatatggctattattaaaggaAAGCCTATGAAATAAGCTTTAAGTTGACAAGACAGGCCACATTTTGGCATCTTTACTTCGGTATCATTGCATATCATCGTTCTACTGTGGAATGTTGGTCGTAAACAGACGCAGTAAAACGCATTTTGGCAATAAGCACAGTAGCCAATACCAGCGGGAAAGTAATTTTTCCACGTTTTAAAATTGCTTGTTTAGTATATACATTCTATTTACAAAGCCATTCTGAAGATACGGCgtactgtaaaaaaatattttttaataatgctTTTAGAGATAAATTTGTCAAATAGCTCTATTAAAGATCCTGGACGTCTATTGAATTTTTGTATTCcttccttgtccccagggtctcTTGGCCCCTCAAAAAGTACTGGGAAAgagtttgcttttatttttgcatgtgttccttagaggcctttaaaAGAAATGTGGTGGCCTAGTTAGCTTCCTTTAAGGATATTAAAAATTCATAAAACCCTGGGGAAAAGGATGGGCGTCAATGTAGATCTATTTTCGCGCAGTTTGTTAGTATCCCGAGCTGTGAACTAGACATGTTAAAAAGTCGAAATGGCTctcttctttttattatttcttatataagaatataatcttatataaaaatatatctcaCCTATAAGTGACAATCTGTCAAGAAATCCAACTTGATTGACCTCAGGTGGGAACCTATACAGAGCTTCTTTGAACCACATTTGTGCATGGTAATAATCCCCTACGCCCACACATAGAAATCCCATCTCAAATATTTCTTCCATAGTAAGGATGTGCGATTGTTTATCTAACCCGTTGATAAACATAGCTGGTGAAATATCATACGTATCTTGTATACGAAAGACAGCCGCGAGTGCTCCTCTAAGATCGTCCTGACTTGGGTAAGCCCTTCGTAACCTTTCAATGTCGGATTTGACTTTTTCCATGTATTTCTTCGATGTGTTAGTTTTGGaatattttgaaattatatTCCAAAACTTTGTAAATCGTTTTAAAATGCCATACGAGTTTGACATGCCTGTAACCCATAATTGTTCTTTGCCAGGCACGAGTGTTCTAGGTGGTAGCGTCTGCTCGATCTGCCGAATGTACCTCTCCAATTCATTCAGCCTCTTCTCTTCTGCCTTGACATACTTGAGAAATCTTTtccctaattttttttcaactttatgtAAAATCTCCATATCCGAAGCAGCTGTGAAGAATTCATATTGTACGGACTTTGCGTTTATAGTTCCAGCATTGAAAGCCAACCCGAACTTCACAATGCAGAGTAAAAACGTCAAAAAAATCATAACCCCTCGTTTTGCGGTGTTTCAATAtgagtgtttttttaaaaaatacggtGAACTTTTTCTTGATCTTTTTTGAATTGTATGCATAACCAATCTAAAAACGGCACCTGCTTTTAACAACTTTCGGTATACTAAACTGATTCAGATGTTTTTCTGTATGTTAAAATATGATTCCTCGCATTCTGTACAAACGTGCGCAATATCAAACACTGGGTTATTGTGGCGAGTGCGAAAGTGAAACCCTAAACTTCCCGTCTCGGAGGAAAGATTATACGCAGTAAACTAGAGTAAAACAAAATCAGGTGTACAAAAAACATactacaaaactaaaaaaaaacttttgaattttgaattgatCTTTTACACATTTGATGTCAGTTGCGTACAGGGCGCAAGTATTGCTGAATGGTGCTCACAATACATTTCCAAGATTATTTCGCTTAATTAAgttcttttgttttgatttcaataAAACTACTGGAACGTGtttatgaaacaaaagaaatcCCTCCGTAATATTTACAAACGTCAAAAAACTTAACACATGCatatttcggcaacatcaaaggaaaatgatcacttccactttgcctgtcacagacacacggaactggagtattattatataagactagtcgataaaagcgcgtggaaaaatccacttaggcaggataacagtgaaaaagaaacatcatttaaattttgataacgtcagcaatggcccgtcaataTCGCATAGGCCTTGAAACTCTGATcatgaaaatgtataggatcatgtacttttgacaaacggttacacaggggcggatccagactttttcaagacttagtcaaaatattgctGCTGCGCAGCAATATTTGGACTAAGCctgaatttagcagctgggggtcctggggggcgctgtaagccccccaGGTGGGGTATGGGGCGAAGCCCCAGAAACTTTCGCTAAtttaagctttgcgggtacaaaaattgccaaaatttgtcttccgatttatctagttattaataaaattgacgaaaagaaacgctaagctataagaaaatctcctaagaacattttttataagaataaactCTCTgtcttacacgtcttattttagatagataaaagcactaaaattaacagggattaactacaataaagtgagacaattgtgaatatattttaatatttataaactcttgctgtttctgccaatatcaggcttcatcagcatgactaggtgaatcaaatgatcacaccagccatggacagcaacaaaaaacacaatcataacaaaaacaaaagaatatggAAATatcaggataatgaagatgaaatgtacatacatgtgatatgatacatacacacctcaacccatgtatttgttcagATGTACGGGAACGATATAATAATGAGTAGACGGATAAAGTGTGATAAAAAAAGGTATGttaattatttatatactaTATTAGGGACTTACTTAATTacactttattatttatttatttagaaggAATCAGAAAAAGGGAAGGCTGGACCAATTACATGGAAAATGGGGTTATGAAAAGGATAGCCTTCGGTTGCTCATTGCATACCGATCAATAACAGCATCTATGTTTGGCAGGATTTCCTTATGGATGTACATGAGTGCAATTCCATTTAAACGATCCTGCACCATGGTGCTCCTGGTATAGTCCTTAAGTCTGcgtaaagaagaaaaagaacgtTCACATTCACAGGATGTGACGGGCAAAGTGGCTAAAATTCTTAATGCTACCTTAATGTTTTCAAAGCCATCAAATTTGACAGCTTTTAACGTTTTGATTACATTGTCTGGTAAGCAACGATCATAATCAGACCAATATTGCTGCCATAGCTTTATTTCACCCTCTAGTGCGAGAGGATTTGGTAAATCATTCCTGTAAAATTCAGCAAATGCTCTGAAATTCTTAATCCATACTTGTTCCCCTATTTGGTTCTCTGACCAGACAAATTTTGATGGAACCACATGCAAACCCTTATAAATAGTCAAATTGTTCATGTTGAAACGTTGTCTAAGTCCATTTGACATGTGGCAATAAAAGGAATTGTGATCACACGTTTGTAATATTGCGATGGTGAATCTGCAGTAACATTTGAACGTGTTGTTTGTCtgccacaagttttttttttgtattctaGAATATCAACTTTTGAGGCTAAATCAATGGCTGATGAATACCATTCATTATGATAATCTATATTGTTTCTTATCGACattgttaagttttttaaagaattaataaGTTCACAACCATCCAAAATATCTGTTTCAGTCTTTGATTGCAAAAGCTTTGTTACAGGAAGCATTAAATCAAAAATGTGCCTTGTAATAACTAATGCCACAAGATATACAAATGACTTAAGAGAGAGAAGTAATGGTCCAGCCTTCGATTGGGTGTTAATACctacttgtttatctaaattctggTCCATCTGTTCCAGAGTTTTGACAATAGCAATATAAAGCTCTTCAAAGATATGGAGCCCTTCTATTCTAGCAGCCCAACGGGTTTTACAAACATCAATTAATCTTGTACGATTACTTTCTGGACAATATAGCATAATGTCATCTTGAAGGATCTTTAAACGAAGAATAAAAGAAAccaagccaaaaggcgtgagtctttgactaatcctgacggatgggagttaaaactatagccaaacaggttataagtaaccacgctgtacggaacctaaatttcctaCGCCGGCTGCGTATGGAGTCATGTACTGGACAAAAGTCACGCTATAGAGTGTCGTGTTGCGTAGTAGAGTGTCGAGGTTCAATATAGATCCCAAGGTCGCGAGGCGTAGTATA encodes:
- the LOC130614474 gene encoding probable ubiquitin-conjugating enzyme E2 C, whose product is MNSRRSNNATRRKQGSAAIKCEPATRKCNSSVTSRLMKELSEIMLSTDKSVTAFPDEENTFQWLGKIKGPVDSVYEGLAYKMKLVFPENYPYDAPTITFVTPCFHPNVDTHGNICLDTLKERWSSCNSVLSILLSIQSLLQDPNVDSPLNVQAAKLWSEQAEYKEVLWSHSTEAQEVFKE
- the LOC130614169 gene encoding prolyl 4-hydroxylase subunit alpha-1-like, with the protein product MIFLTFLLCIVKFGLAFNAGTINAKSVQYEFFTAASDMEILHKVEKKLGKRFLKYVKAEEKRLNELERYIRQIEQTLPPRTLVPGKEQLWVTGMSNSYGILKRFTKFWNIISKYSKTNTSKKYMEKVKSDIERLRRAYPSQDDLRGALAAVFRIQDTYDISPAMFINGLDKQSHILTMEEIFEMGFLCVGVGDYYHAQMWFKEALYRFPPEVNQVGFLDRLSLIEYLAWSEYQLGNLEDALKHTRNIVKLNPAHPSAKINLELFQNELDKAKSDPTIRKKFKVFRQHWETKYAKLCKGEEKMEQAIKDKLLCKYSQHRPRFILKPLKMEFAYNDPEIIIYHDLLRDHEMEHIKKKSIPLLNRATVHHPETNQLVYADYRVSKSAWIAPEMDEVAANIINKVGHVVNLNMRYSEELQVANYGLAGQYEPHFDHSTLKNPKPFKKYGGNRIATMLMYMSDVQYGGCTVFTNTGPGVLVKPEKGSGVFWYNLLRNGKGNPKTQHAACPVVLGQKWVSNLWIHSDGQEFNRPCSLNKDE
- the LOC130613524 gene encoding 52 kDa repressor of the inhibitor of the protein kinase-like; translated protein: MNNLTIYKGLHVVPSKFVWSENQIGEQVWIKNFRAFAEFYRNDLPNPLALEGEIKLWQQYWSDYDRCLPDNVIKTLKAVKFDGFENIKVALRILATLPVTSCECERSFSSLRRLKDYTRSTMVQDRLNGIALMYIHKEILPNIDAVIDRYAMSNRRLSFS